The following nucleotide sequence is from Rubrivirga sp. SAORIC476.
GCGGCTCTTCGACATCTTGTGGGCCCGGCTGGTCACGCGGGCCTCCGGGTGGGCCGTCAGCACGAAGCCGTCGCCCTTCTTCTGCACATCCGACTCGGGCACGGAGACGGCCACGAGGAGCGCGCCGTCGCGGGCGTCCTGGTGGGTCGCCTCCCCGTCGTCGTCGTCGCGGCCGTAGAGGTCGATGGCGTGCTCGGCCGAGACCCAGCCGAACACCTCCCCGTCCTCGCCGAGACGGCGGAAGGCGGTGTACTCGACCTCGCCCAGGATCATGCCCTGGTTGACGAGCTTCTGGAACGGCTCGTCGGTGGACACGATGCCCGCGTCGAACAGCACCTTGTGCCAGAACCGGGCATAGAGCAGGTGGAGCACCGCGTGCTCGGCACCGCCCACGTAGAGGTCGACCGGCATCCAGTACTGCTCCTTCTCGGGGTCGACGAGCGCGTCCGGGTTGGTGGGGTCGAGGTAGCGGAGGTAGTACCAGCACGAGCCCGCCCACTGGGGCATCGTGTTGGTCTCGCGCCGCGCGGGCATGCCGGTCTCCGGGTCCTCGGTCGCCAGCCAGTCCGTCGCCGCGGCGAGCGGGCTCTCGCCGGTGGCCGCAGGCCGGTACTCCTCCACCTCGGGCAGCGTGAGGGGCAGCGCGTCCTTGGAGAGCGGCTGCGGCGTCGTGCCGCCCGTCTCGTCCTGGACGTGGATGATGGGCATCGGCTCGCCCCAGTAGCGCTGGCGGCTGAAGAGCCAGTCGCGCAGCTTGTAGTTGACCTGAGGACGCCCGACGCCGTTCTGCTCCAGCCACGTCGTCACGTCGGCCTTGGCGGCCGGCACCATGAGCCCGTCGAGGCGGACGCCCTGGTCGGCGATGTCGGAGACGGGTCCGTCGGAGGCGTCCGAGTTCATCAGCACGCCGTCGGCGCCGGTGAAGACCTCCGTCCACCCGCGCGGATCGTCGCTGTACTGGCCGAAGAGGAGGTCCGCCTCGGTGTCGGTGGGGATGTCCGGCCCGGCGTGCGCGGCCAGCCACGCGTCGGACGGGCGGACGACCGGCCGGATGGGCAGCCCGTGGGCGACGGCGAACTCGAAGTCGCGGGCGTCGTGCGCCGGGACGGCCATGATGGCGCCCGTGCCGTAGCCCGCGAGGACGTAGTCGGCGATCCAGATCGGCACCTTCTCCCCGTTGACCGGGTTGACGGCGTGCGCGCCGGTGAACACGCCCGTCTTGGCCTTCTGCTCCATCCGGTCGCGCTCGGTCTTGCGCGCCGCCGCCTCGACGTACTCGCGGACCGCCTCGGCCTGGTCGGAACTCGTCACCTGATCGACGAGCGGGTGCTCGGGGGCAAGCACCATGTAGGTCGCCCCGAAGAGCGTGTCCGGCCGCGTCGTGAACACGCGGACCTGGAGCGCCGGGTAGCCGAAGACGGCGAAGTCGACCTCGGCGCCCTCGCTCTTGCCGATCCAGTTGCGCTGCATCGCCTTGACCGACTCGGGCCAGTCGAGGTCGTCCAGTCCGTCGAGCAGGCGGTCGGCGTACTCGGTGATGCGCAGCATCCACTGCCGCATGGGCATCTGGACGACCGGGTGGCCGCCGATCTCGCTCTTGCCGTCCACCACCTCTTCGTTGGACAGCACCGCGCCCAGCTCCGGGCACCAGTTGACGGGCGCGAAGGCCTCGTAGGCGAGCCCGCGCTCATAGAGC
It contains:
- the leuS gene encoding leucine--tRNA ligase is translated as MAGYPHDDIETRWQAFWAEHETFRQPGPGDPGFDASKPGFYALDMFPYPSGAGLHVGHPEGYTATDIIARARRMQGYNVLHPMGWDAFGLPAEQAAIREGIHPRVTTERNIATFRRQLQRLGFSYDWSREVDTTDPAYVKWTQWIFLTLYERGLAYEAFAPVNWCPELGAVLSNEEVVDGKSEIGGHPVVQMPMRQWMLRITEYADRLLDGLDDLDWPESVKAMQRNWIGKSEGAEVDFAVFGYPALQVRVFTTRPDTLFGATYMVLAPEHPLVDQVTSSDQAEAVREYVEAAARKTERDRMEQKAKTGVFTGAHAVNPVNGEKVPIWIADYVLAGYGTGAIMAVPAHDARDFEFAVAHGLPIRPVVRPSDAWLAAHAGPDIPTDTEADLLFGQYSDDPRGWTEVFTGADGVLMNSDASDGPVSDIADQGVRLDGLMVPAAKADVTTWLEQNGVGRPQVNYKLRDWLFSRQRYWGEPMPIIHVQDETGGTTPQPLSKDALPLTLPEVEEYRPAATGESPLAAATDWLATEDPETGMPARRETNTMPQWAGSCWYYLRYLDPTNPDALVDPEKEQYWMPVDLYVGGAEHAVLHLLYARFWHKVLFDAGIVSTDEPFQKLVNQGMILGEVEYTAFRRLGEDGEVFGWVSAEHAIDLYGRDDDDGEATHQDARDGALLVAVSVPESDVQKKGDGFVLTAHPEARVTSRAHKMSKSRGNVVNPDDIVAEYGADSLRLYEMFMGPLEQAKPWNTRSVDGVHRFLARAYRLILDPDTGTKSATVLDAEPTREQQRVLHATIQKVTDDIEGLRFNTAIASLMEFVNAGTKWGHIPQQTAEAFTLLLAPFAPHLAEELWHQLGHDDTLAYEPWPTFDPDLLKEDSVEIAVQVNGKLRGTVIVDADASKDAMLAAARAEPNVARYLEEGTLRKEIAVPGRLVNFVVA